One Onychostoma macrolepis isolate SWU-2019 chromosome 15, ASM1243209v1, whole genome shotgun sequence DNA segment encodes these proteins:
- the zgc:113149 gene encoding myb-related transcription factor, partner of profilin has product MSEFMPYPYRGPGGALMRFKKRKSRFTFQEVELLLSEVQKKRHILVGKFNRGISKDLKNRTWADVTARINEVSECHREIIEVIKKWADLKCDTKRRVAAMRASGATAAQIAQELSPIETMVHQILQMSNPNKNVSSLANDDQMDDEDEDIPGLSEIPHSFSHIANGRPHSFGLPMPPPFHTSIPGKSDTDLPAHMMFSNSSVPQIDVQTETSEKEGSNMQFIEPRSQPNQNPIGIPGFLSHPIAEKSHVREKPNHNTTFNGPSSASIPTFIAPSAVAAPSSRSAPAPAPARLPPQPAPVEPRSLQERLSQSASLSLQEQQATTLLIGSLSRSLESLAESVQRLVHTQQQFSRDTLQLQRDTLHVLRDFSSNALTLLQDKVNGHP; this is encoded by the exons ATGTCGGAATTCATGCCATACCCTTACAGAGGGCCAGGAGGTGCTTTGATGCGCTTCAAGAAAAGAAAGTCACGTTTCACATTCCAGGAGGTTGAACTGCTGCTCAGTGAGGTGCAGAAAAAGCGCCATATTCTAGTTG GAAAGTTCAACCGAGGCATTTCGAAGGATCTGAAAAACCGCACTTGGGCGGATGTGACGGCACGTATCAATGAGGTCAGTGAGTGTCATCGAGAAATTATTGAAGTCATTAAGAAATGGGCAGACCTCAAATGCGACACCAAGCGGAGGGTGGCCGCCATGAGGGCATCGGGAGCCACGGCCGCCCAAATCGCACAAGAGCTGTCGCCTATAGAAACTATGGTGCACCAGATCCTTCAGATGTCTAACCCTAACAAAAATGTGAGCAGTTTGGCAAATGATGACCAAATGGATGACGAAGACGAGGACATTCCAGGTCTCTCTGAGATACCGCACAGCTTCTCACACATTGCAAATGGCAGGCCTCATTCGTTTGGTTTGCCAATGCCACCTCCCTTTCACACTAGTATCCCAGGCAAAAGTGATACAGATCTTCCTGCACACATGATGTTCAGCA ATTCATCAGTGCCTCAAATAGATGTCCAGACTGAAACATCAGAAAAGGAAG GCAGTAACATGCAGTTTATTGAACCAAGAAGCCAGCCAAACCAGAATCCTATTGGTATTCCTGGATTCCTCAGCCATCCTATTGCTGAGAAGAGCCATGTTCGAGAAAAACCTAATCACAACACAACATTTAACGGCCCCTCATCTGCCAGTATCCCAACATTTATAGCACCTTCTGCAGTGGCCGCCCCATCATCACGTTCCGCTCCTGCTCCTGCTCCCGCTCGGCTCCCTCCCCAACCTGCTCCTGTGGAGCCTCGCAGTCTGCAGGAACGTTTATCCCAGAGTGCCTCGCTCAGCCTGCAGGAACAGCAGGCCACCACACTGCTGATAGGGTCGTTGTCTCGCTCACTGGAGTCGCTCGCGGAGTCGGTGCAGAGATTGGTCCACACCCAGCAGCAGTTTTCACGCGACACCTTACAACTGCAGCGTGACACACTCCACGTCCTGCGTGACTTCTCCTCCAATGCCTTGACTCTTCTGCAGGACAAGGTCAATGGACATCCGTAG
- the xaf1 gene encoding XIAP-associated factor 1, translating to MDEEELILCTHCKKEVAKANYELHEPHCKRFLCICPDCDETVPRDQLEQHKTEQHTEVKCNMCKKKIERRHLLDHEKDECTKRPQICEFCQLELPLSNLKEHIVSCGSRTERCSDCGRYVKLMDQLDHAQICSTTTPTTSKGLVPEDDTYDTDEQTMLQCQNCLKYIPSDKLKEHKLLCKQFLKYADDEDDDTEDEDENTNPGNDSTPDAADFSFSSLQKVKRDRNMDMDLDKISTCPLCHLALPVKTLEWHEIKCELHKHLNVA from the exons ATGGACGAAGAAGAACTGATTTTATGCACTCACTG CAAAAAAGAGGTGGCGAAGGCAAATTATGAGCTGCACGAACCACACTGTAAGAGGTTTCTGTGTATATGCCCTGACTGCGATGAAACTGTGCCTCGAGATCAACTGGAGCAGCATAAAACTGAACAGCACACAGAG GTAAAATGTAATATGTGCAAGAAAAAGATTGAGCGAAGGCATCTGTTGGATCATGAG AAAGATGAGTGCACCAAGAGGCCTCAGATCTGTGAGTTTTGTCAGCTTGAGCTTCCTCTGAGCAATCTAAAAGAGCACATAGTGTCCTGTGGGAGTCGCACGGAGCGCTGCTCTGACTGTGGCCGGTACGTTAAGCTGATGGACCAGCTTGATCACGCTCAGATCTGCTCTACTACCACCCCCACAACATCAAAGGGCCTTGTCCCTGAGGATGATACTTATGACACAGATG AGCAGACTATGTTGCAGTGTCAGAATTGTCTGAAATACATTCCCTCAGACAAGCTGAAGGAACACAAG CTGCTTTGCAAACAGTTCTTAAAGTATGCTGACGATGAGGATGATGACACTGAGGATGAGGATGAAAACACCAATCCTGGAAATGACAGCACTCCAGACGCTGCAGATTTCTCCTTCTCATCATTGCAAAAGGTgaagagagacagaaacatGGACATGGACCTGGATAAGATAAGCACCTGTCCGCTCTGTCATCTGGCTCTTCCTGTAAAGACGCTGGAATGGCATGAG ataaaatgtgAATTACACAAGCATCTCAACGTGGCATGA